In Carassius auratus strain Wakin chromosome 46, ASM336829v1, whole genome shotgun sequence, the following proteins share a genomic window:
- the LOC113063973 gene encoding spermine synthase-like isoform X2, with protein MAVLHYTLDFKLRAPADVSATVRGLQSIFQEQEMTENVHDSEGHGYLATFLGKNGRFAILRMHSHGLVTFDLQCLEGDDVVQVDNLLNALEKKLKALLDGKIQRIKRLPVLIRGGDVDRYWPTADGRLMEYDIDEVVYEKDSAYQNIKILHSRQFGNMLILNGDVNLAESDLPYTQAIMGSGKEHYGGKEVLILGGGDGGILHEAVKLKPKMITMVEIDELVIDGCRKHMRKTCGNVLDNLKGDCYEILVQDCVPVLKKFAEQGRTFDYVINDLTAVPISTAPEEDSTWEFLRLILDLSIRVLRPGGKYFTQGNCVNLTDALCEYEKLLCRLSCKVDFSKEVVCVPSYMELWVFYTIWKK; from the exons CAG CTGACGTCTCTGCGACTGTACGTGGCTTACAGTCTATTTTTCAAGAGCAGGAAATGACAGAGAATGTCCACGACTCGGAGGGACACGGGTATCTGGCAACGTTTCTCGGCAAGAACGGCAG GTTTGCCATCTTACGAATGCACTCCCATGGTctggtgacctttgacctgcagtGTCTTGAAGGGGATGATGTAGTGCAAGTGGACAAT CTGCTGAATGCACTGGAGAAGAAATTGAAGGCTCTCCTGGATGGAAAAATCCAAAGGATCAAGAG ACTCCCTGTGCTGATTCGAGGCGGTGATGTTGACCGATACTGGCCCACCGCTGACGGCAGGTTGATGGAGTACGATATCGATGAAGTTGTCTACGAGAAGGATTCTGCCTACCAGAACATCAAAATCTTGCACTCGCGGCAGTTTGGCAATATGCTCATTCTTAATGGGGATGTCA ACCTGGCAGAAAGTGATCTGCCCTACACTCAGGCCATTATGGGCAGCGGCAAAGAGCACTATGGTGGGAAGGAGGTACTTATTCTGGGAGGAGGAGACGGTGGAATTCTCCATGAGGCGGTGAAGCTCAAACCAAAGATGATCACCATGGTTGAG attgacGAGTTGGTGATTGATGGATGTAGGAAGCACATGAGAAAGACATGCGGGAATGTTCTAGATAACTTGAAGGGAGATTGTTATGAG ATATTGGTACAAGACTGTGTCCCCGTACTTAAAAAGTTTGCAGAGCAAGGGAGGACATTTGATTACGTCATAAATGACTTGACGGCTGTCCCTATTTCTACAGCACCGGAGGAAG ATTCAACATGGGAGTTCCTGAGACTCATCCTTGACCTCTCCATTAGAGTTCTGCGGCCTGGTGGGAAGTACTTCACACAG GGTAACTGTGTGAACCTGACTGATGCGCTATGTGAATACGAAAAGCTTTTGTGCAGACTTTCGTGCAAAGTGGACTTTTCCAAAGAGGTGGTGTGTGTTCCCTCATATATGGAGCT ATGGGTGTTTTACACCATCTGGAAGAAGTAA
- the LOC113063973 gene encoding spermine synthase-like isoform X1 — translation MKGASGRGEEEEGSCCTADMRASSQLLPDVSATVRGLQSIFQEQEMTENVHDSEGHGYLATFLGKNGRFAILRMHSHGLVTFDLQCLEGDDVVQVDNLLNALEKKLKALLDGKIQRIKRLPVLIRGGDVDRYWPTADGRLMEYDIDEVVYEKDSAYQNIKILHSRQFGNMLILNGDVNLAESDLPYTQAIMGSGKEHYGGKEVLILGGGDGGILHEAVKLKPKMITMVEIDELVIDGCRKHMRKTCGNVLDNLKGDCYEILVQDCVPVLKKFAEQGRTFDYVINDLTAVPISTAPEEDSTWEFLRLILDLSIRVLRPGGKYFTQGNCVNLTDALCEYEKLLCRLSCKVDFSKEVVCVPSYMELWVFYTIWKK, via the exons ATGAAGGGGGCGAGTggaagaggagaggaagaggagggctCGTGTTGCACTGCAGACATGCGGGCCTCCTCGCAACTGCTCC CTGACGTCTCTGCGACTGTACGTGGCTTACAGTCTATTTTTCAAGAGCAGGAAATGACAGAGAATGTCCACGACTCGGAGGGACACGGGTATCTGGCAACGTTTCTCGGCAAGAACGGCAG GTTTGCCATCTTACGAATGCACTCCCATGGTctggtgacctttgacctgcagtGTCTTGAAGGGGATGATGTAGTGCAAGTGGACAAT CTGCTGAATGCACTGGAGAAGAAATTGAAGGCTCTCCTGGATGGAAAAATCCAAAGGATCAAGAG ACTCCCTGTGCTGATTCGAGGCGGTGATGTTGACCGATACTGGCCCACCGCTGACGGCAGGTTGATGGAGTACGATATCGATGAAGTTGTCTACGAGAAGGATTCTGCCTACCAGAACATCAAAATCTTGCACTCGCGGCAGTTTGGCAATATGCTCATTCTTAATGGGGATGTCA ACCTGGCAGAAAGTGATCTGCCCTACACTCAGGCCATTATGGGCAGCGGCAAAGAGCACTATGGTGGGAAGGAGGTACTTATTCTGGGAGGAGGAGACGGTGGAATTCTCCATGAGGCGGTGAAGCTCAAACCAAAGATGATCACCATGGTTGAG attgacGAGTTGGTGATTGATGGATGTAGGAAGCACATGAGAAAGACATGCGGGAATGTTCTAGATAACTTGAAGGGAGATTGTTATGAG ATATTGGTACAAGACTGTGTCCCCGTACTTAAAAAGTTTGCAGAGCAAGGGAGGACATTTGATTACGTCATAAATGACTTGACGGCTGTCCCTATTTCTACAGCACCGGAGGAAG ATTCAACATGGGAGTTCCTGAGACTCATCCTTGACCTCTCCATTAGAGTTCTGCGGCCTGGTGGGAAGTACTTCACACAG GGTAACTGTGTGAACCTGACTGATGCGCTATGTGAATACGAAAAGCTTTTGTGCAGACTTTCGTGCAAAGTGGACTTTTCCAAAGAGGTGGTGTGTGTTCCCTCATATATGGAGCT ATGGGTGTTTTACACCATCTGGAAGAAGTAA